From the Notolabrus celidotus isolate fNotCel1 chromosome 12, fNotCel1.pri, whole genome shotgun sequence genome, one window contains:
- the mcl1b gene encoding induced myeloid leukemia cell differentiation protein Mcl-1b has protein sequence MNIIPTKRAAFNVTTGVMSVYFPQNGGLEGHLCPGASAPQVDMDSSLDSHNVNVEAPKRPKDLVVTSGKGFSAQKRLLEDSQDMEDGSLPCTPELQSDSEADVSSCPSGYEVLENDTRQLLSRFFREYSGHSKPGWNESRELSTLKRVVEGVLEKHRYAYNGMINKLSLDDRGEDASFVSAVAKSLFADGTTNWGRIASLIAFGAAVSQYLKEKGRGDCVELVGQEISTYLLTDQRDWLVKNNSWDGFVEFFRVADPESTVRTTLMAFAGFAGIGATLALLIR, from the exons ATGAATATAATTCCTACGAAGCGGGCAGCCTTTAATGTAACCACCGGAGTCATGAGCGTTTATTTCCCACAAAATGGCGGCTTGGAGGGACACTTGTGCCCAGGAGCGTCCGCGCCTCAAGTCGACATGGACTCGTCTCTAGACTCCCACAACGTGAACGTGGAGGCTCCAAAGCGACCCAAGGACCTGGTAGTGACCTCGGGGAAGGGGTTTTCAGCACAAAAGAGGCTCCTGGAAGATAGCCAGGACATGGAGGACGGCTCTCTGCCGTGTACTCCCGAGCTTCAGTCGGACAGTGAGGCCGACGTGTCGAGCTGTCCGTCCGGGTACGAGGTGCTGGAGAACGACACAAGGCAACTCCTGAGCCGGTTCTTCAGAGAGTATTCTGGACACTCCAAACCAGGGTGGAATGAAAGCAGGGAACTATCGACGCTGAAGAGAGTCGTGGAGGGGGTTTTGGAGAAGCACAGATACGCATACAATG gTATGATCAACAAACTGTCTCTGGACGACAGAGGGGAAGATGCCAGTTTTGTCAGTGCAGTAGCAAAGAGTCTGTTCGCAGATGGCACAACGAACTGGGGCAGGATTGCCAGCCTGATCGCGTTTGGAGCAGCTGTGTCTCAGTATCTGAAAGAGAAGGGCAGGGGGGACTGTGTGGAGCTGGTGGGACAGGAGATCTCAACATACCTGCTGACAGACCAGAGGGACTGGCTGGTCAAAAACAACTCCTGG GATGGCTTTGTGGAGTTCTTCAGAGTAGCAGATCCAGAGTCCACAGTGAGGACGACACTCATGGCCTTTGCAGGGTTCGCAGGAATCGGGGCAACACTGGCCCTGTTGATCAGGTGA